From Thermoanaerobaculia bacterium, one genomic window encodes:
- a CDS encoding NAD(P)-dependent alcohol dehydrogenase translates to MKAVICARYGPPEVLRVAEVPKPVPGRGEILIRVRATAVTASDCIMRRGKARFPMWLLMRAMIGFKRPRKTLGGVISGEIESVGKGVARFKAGDAVFGITGLAFGTYAEYACLKESTRFACLAAKPGNATHEEAAAVPYGGLLALCFLKPAKISARRKVLVYGASGAIGTAAVQLARHFGAEVTGVCGTANLELVRSLGAARILDYTKQDSVPAGELYDLVFDAVGRRKSSKIKLACQNALAPGGISVTVDDRIAKLDAESLELLRTLMEAGQYRAVIDRRYPLEEIVAAHRYVEEGHKKGNVVVTVG, encoded by the coding sequence ATGAAGGCCGTGATATGCGCCCGCTACGGCCCTCCCGAAGTGCTTCGGGTGGCGGAAGTCCCTAAACCCGTCCCGGGGAGAGGCGAAATCCTCATCCGCGTCCGGGCGACGGCGGTGACGGCGAGCGACTGCATCATGCGCCGGGGGAAAGCGCGCTTTCCCATGTGGCTCCTCATGCGCGCCATGATCGGCTTCAAGAGACCGCGAAAGACCCTCGGCGGGGTTATCTCGGGGGAGATTGAATCCGTCGGGAAGGGTGTGGCGCGATTCAAGGCCGGCGACGCTGTCTTTGGGATCACCGGGCTCGCATTCGGAACGTACGCCGAGTACGCGTGCCTGAAGGAGTCGACGCGGTTTGCGTGCCTGGCGGCCAAGCCCGGAAACGCGACCCACGAGGAAGCCGCCGCCGTTCCCTACGGGGGCCTGCTCGCGCTGTGCTTCCTGAAGCCCGCGAAGATCTCCGCCCGGCGGAAAGTTCTCGTCTACGGCGCTTCCGGAGCGATCGGGACCGCGGCCGTGCAGCTCGCGCGGCACTTCGGCGCGGAGGTGACCGGCGTGTGCGGCACGGCGAACCTCGAGCTCGTGAGGTCGCTCGGCGCGGCCCGCATCCTCGATTACACGAAGCAGGATTCCGTGCCCGCCGGCGAGCTCTACGACCTGGTCTTCGATGCCGTCGGGAGGCGGAAGAGTTCGAAGATCAAGCTCGCCTGCCAGAATGCGCTCGCCCCCGGCGGGATTTCCGTCACCGTCGACGACAGGATCGCGAAGCTGGATGCCGAATCGCTCGAGCTCCTTCGGACGCTGATGGAGGCGGGCCAGTACCGGGCCGTCATCGACCGGCGCTACCCGCTCGAGGAGATCGTCGCGGCGCACCGGTACGTCGAGGAAGGGCACAAGAAGGGGAACGTCGTCGTCACGGTCGGGTGA
- a CDS encoding type II toxin-antitoxin system HicB family antitoxin, with the protein MAAKAELSDYKIVLYVQKAGDWVAEVPAIAGCYALMDTREQALRELEKVFEMIREEYAESGKPMPADRTELLTHA; encoded by the coding sequence ATGGCTGCGAAGGCCGAGCTTTCGGACTACAAGATCGTCCTCTACGTGCAAAAGGCCGGGGACTGGGTAGCGGAGGTCCCGGCGATCGCGGGCTGCTACGCCCTGATGGACACGCGCGAGCAGGCGCTGCGAGAGCTCGAGAAGGTTTTCGAGATGATCCGGGAGGAATACGCGGAGAGCGGCAAACCGATGCCCGCAGATCGGACCGAGCTCCTGACACATGCCTAG
- a CDS encoding HAD family hydrolase, with amino-acid sequence MPQTSLVLFDIDGTLLSAGRASREALQEAFERTGVPDMTFDGYDFSGKTDPQIVRELLAGRGAPPDDAGVGRVIDAYLESLETRIGPGSVVAKRGAAELLGALAERTDVTLALLTGNHERGARAKLGPVGFNPYFPFGAFGSDHADRYELPAIAIARARRVTGRDFHGKRVVVVGDSIHDVACGRAVGVKSVAVASGLTPTERLARENPDHLFPDFSDVPAVAEAILG; translated from the coding sequence ATGCCTCAAACCTCCCTCGTCCTCTTCGACATCGACGGCACGCTCCTCTCGGCCGGGCGCGCGTCGCGCGAGGCGCTGCAGGAGGCGTTCGAACGGACCGGGGTCCCGGACATGACGTTCGACGGCTACGATTTCTCCGGAAAGACCGATCCTCAAATCGTCCGGGAGCTCCTCGCCGGCCGCGGGGCGCCGCCCGACGACGCGGGGGTCGGCCGCGTCATCGACGCCTATCTCGAATCTCTCGAGACGCGGATCGGCCCCGGGTCGGTCGTCGCCAAGCGCGGTGCCGCCGAGCTCCTCGGGGCGCTCGCGGAGCGGACGGACGTCACCCTCGCGCTCCTGACCGGCAACCACGAGCGCGGCGCGCGCGCCAAGCTCGGGCCCGTCGGCTTCAACCCGTATTTCCCGTTCGGCGCCTTCGGGAGCGACCACGCCGACCGGTACGAGCTCCCCGCGATCGCGATCGCGCGCGCCCGGAGAGTGACCGGCCGCGACTTTCACGGCAAGCGGGTCGTCGTGGTGGGAGACTCGATCCACGACGTCGCGTGCGGGCGCGCCGTCGGCGTCAAGTCGGTCGCCGTCGCATCCGGTCTCACCCCGACCGAGCGCCTGGCGCGGGAGAATCCCGACCACCTCTTCCCCGATTTCTCGGACGTTCCGGCAGTCGCCGAGGCGATCCTCGGATGA
- a CDS encoding ABC transporter permease, with the protein MIRVLTENEMLKIFRRKRFRVVVLILVCLTAMFAYGNWRSRRSAESRQGPRDWRAETQRRIVEMQNRLRSRQLPDSYRRWMTYETTRLQYSLDHGFDPNALTGPFFSRHFIVASSFLLLPLLVTLFASDLVSSELSEGTIKVLLTRPVRREKILASKTLALLACVTLTVALAAAVSYLFGGIAFGFRGWGAPTLTGFRPSAAGLDVSAVRQVPLWHDALRVYGLGWFAAIVVGAIALLLSILFRTTAAAMGTMLAVLIAGTILPRFATGWDFAKYLFPTNLPLPDYYSGTPPPIPGMTLAFSVENLALWGAAALVGAFIVFTRRDVRV; encoded by the coding sequence GTGATCCGCGTCCTCACCGAGAACGAGATGCTGAAGATCTTCCGCCGGAAGCGGTTCCGCGTCGTCGTGCTGATCCTCGTCTGCCTGACCGCGATGTTCGCGTACGGCAACTGGCGCTCGCGGCGAAGCGCCGAGTCCCGCCAGGGCCCGCGCGACTGGCGCGCCGAGACTCAGCGCCGGATCGTCGAGATGCAGAACCGGCTCCGGAGCCGTCAGCTCCCCGATTCCTACCGCCGGTGGATGACGTACGAGACGACCCGCCTGCAGTATTCGCTCGATCACGGCTTCGACCCCAACGCGCTCACCGGACCGTTCTTCTCGCGGCACTTCATCGTCGCTTCCTCGTTCCTTCTCCTCCCGCTCCTCGTCACGCTGTTCGCCTCCGACCTCGTCTCGTCGGAGCTCTCCGAGGGGACGATCAAGGTCCTCCTGACCCGACCCGTTCGCCGCGAGAAGATCCTCGCGTCGAAGACGCTCGCGCTCCTGGCCTGCGTCACGCTCACGGTCGCGTTGGCAGCCGCGGTCTCGTACCTCTTCGGCGGGATCGCGTTCGGATTCCGGGGATGGGGCGCTCCGACGCTCACCGGGTTCCGCCCCTCCGCGGCGGGGCTGGACGTCTCGGCCGTCCGACAGGTACCGCTGTGGCACGACGCGCTCCGCGTGTACGGCCTCGGGTGGTTCGCGGCGATCGTCGTCGGCGCGATCGCGCTGCTGTTGTCGATCCTCTTCCGGACGACGGCCGCCGCGATGGGGACGATGCTCGCCGTCCTGATCGCGGGGACGATCCTTCCGCGGTTCGCGACGGGATGGGACTTCGCGAAATATCTCTTTCCCACGAACCTGCCGCTTCCCGACTACTACTCCGGCACCCCGCCGCCGATTCCGGGCATGACGCTCGCGTTCTCCGTCGAGAACCTGGCCCTGTGGGGGGCCGCGGCCCTCGTGGGCGCGTTCATCGTATTTACTCGCCGCGATGTGCGAGTTTAG
- a CDS encoding DUF885 domain-containing protein: MNIALVLSLAGALLVASVAGADDLDDLARDFWAWRAVTQPITRDDVPRIDRSAGWTPDWSPRSIEDRRRALAGFERRWTSLSDPKAPIPRQVDHRLLGSALARVRWELDGNPEWRRNPVFYVDQTVAAYVDAIVPPATLPAARGREVIARLRSIPGTLAAAHENLDDARAPFARLAIDDLAGIGGRLRQSAKALAPHLDAGSAAALPGAVDEAVAALDEYREWLRTRVASLPENVAIGRAAYVGFLRDVALIPHSPEEVLAMGRQEYARAVAFEEYERQRHRELPELPIFRDQTEQIARADRDERAIREYLRSRGILTVPPDAPRYRYLPMPEWLAPVADFGEGTDFPFASRLSENSTRYIPPPSPALGYFALSMAREPRADMVHEGLPGHAFQLWLSRSGTDAIRRFWYDSGVNEGIGFYAEEMMLEMGLFDDSPKSREMIANYMRLRALRVEVDVRLALGSFTIDEAADYLRTRVPVDAATARSEAASFAATPGFAIGYQIGKLDILRLLADARREQGERFSLRAFHDFVWRNGNVPLALQRWELLGDTRDVEALGGPQAVR, from the coding sequence TTGAACATTGCACTCGTTCTCTCGCTCGCCGGAGCCCTGCTCGTCGCCTCGGTCGCCGGGGCCGACGACCTCGACGACCTCGCGCGCGATTTCTGGGCCTGGCGCGCGGTGACGCAGCCGATCACACGCGACGACGTGCCGAGAATCGACCGGTCCGCCGGCTGGACGCCCGACTGGTCGCCCCGGTCGATCGAGGATCGGCGGCGGGCTCTCGCGGGTTTCGAGCGCCGGTGGACGTCTCTCTCCGACCCGAAGGCGCCGATCCCCCGACAGGTCGATCACCGGCTCCTGGGCTCGGCGCTCGCGCGGGTCCGCTGGGAGCTCGACGGGAACCCCGAATGGCGGCGCAATCCCGTCTTCTACGTCGACCAGACCGTCGCCGCCTACGTGGACGCGATCGTGCCGCCCGCAACCCTCCCGGCAGCCCGCGGCCGGGAGGTCATCGCCCGCCTTCGATCGATCCCGGGGACTCTCGCCGCCGCGCACGAGAATCTCGACGACGCCCGCGCCCCCTTCGCGCGCCTCGCGATCGACGATCTGGCCGGGATCGGGGGCAGACTCCGCCAGAGCGCGAAGGCGCTGGCGCCCCATCTCGACGCCGGATCGGCCGCCGCGCTGCCGGGAGCCGTCGACGAGGCCGTCGCGGCGCTCGACGAATACCGGGAGTGGCTGCGCACACGGGTCGCGAGCCTTCCGGAGAACGTCGCGATCGGACGCGCCGCGTACGTCGGATTCCTCCGCGACGTCGCGCTCATTCCCCACTCCCCCGAGGAGGTTCTCGCGATGGGGCGGCAGGAATACGCCCGCGCCGTGGCCTTCGAGGAATACGAGCGGCAGCGGCATCGCGAGCTTCCGGAGCTCCCGATCTTCCGCGACCAGACGGAACAGATCGCCCGCGCCGATCGCGACGAGCGCGCGATCCGTGAATACCTCCGCTCCCGGGGAATCCTCACGGTTCCCCCCGATGCCCCCCGATACCGGTACCTGCCGATGCCCGAATGGCTCGCTCCCGTGGCCGATTTCGGCGAAGGGACCGACTTCCCGTTCGCGTCGCGGCTTTCCGAGAACTCCACGCGCTACATCCCTCCCCCGTCGCCCGCGCTTGGCTACTTCGCGCTCTCGATGGCGCGCGAGCCGCGCGCCGACATGGTCCACGAGGGCCTGCCGGGGCACGCGTTCCAGCTCTGGCTCTCGCGCTCCGGGACCGACGCGATCCGCCGCTTCTGGTACGACTCGGGCGTCAACGAGGGCATCGGCTTCTACGCCGAAGAGATGATGCTCGAGATGGGGCTTTTCGATGACAGCCCGAAATCGCGAGAGATGATCGCCAACTACATGCGCCTCCGGGCTCTCCGCGTCGAGGTCGACGTGCGGCTCGCTCTCGGGAGCTTCACGATCGACGAGGCCGCCGACTACCTGCGCACGCGGGTGCCGGTCGACGCCGCCACCGCGCGGAGCGAGGCGGCATCGTTTGCCGCGACGCCGGGGTTCGCGATCGGCTACCAGATCGGCAAGCTCGACATCCTGCGCCTCCTCGCCGACGCGCGGCGCGAGCAGGGGGAGCGGTTCAGCCTGCGGGCCTTCCACGACTTCGTCTGGAGGAACGGAAACGTTCCGCTGGCCCTTCAGCGATGGGAGCTCCTGGGCGACACGCGCGACGTCGAAGCGCTCGGCGGGCCGCAAGCGGTTCGCTGA
- a CDS encoding GDSL-type esterase/lipase family protein, with protein sequence MRSFWRTVPLLASLPLAAALAWGFVEALAPARGSAVPAAAPREAPPKRAGQFLAIAIGDSLTRGTGAAPGSGYVDDVAQDLRRGKTGFRLENLAIEGLETAGLRELLSHPEPRSLAASADAIFLSIGGNDLSHAVGRAGSEAPLEALGRARRTFEGNLDAILGELRELNPSAKIVLLLLYDPFTGSELGGAGSALIVDWNAAAQKIALSRGVSAVPTFDLFEGRADRLSRDHFHPNEEGYRLIAARVKQAL encoded by the coding sequence GTGAGGAGCTTCTGGAGGACCGTTCCCCTCCTGGCGTCGCTGCCGCTCGCCGCGGCGCTGGCGTGGGGCTTCGTCGAGGCGCTCGCGCCGGCGCGCGGATCGGCCGTCCCGGCGGCCGCGCCGCGGGAAGCGCCGCCCAAACGCGCCGGACAATTCCTCGCGATCGCCATCGGCGACTCTCTGACGCGCGGCACCGGCGCGGCTCCCGGTTCCGGGTACGTCGACGACGTCGCGCAGGATCTGCGCCGCGGGAAGACGGGCTTCCGGCTCGAGAACCTCGCGATCGAGGGACTCGAGACCGCCGGTCTGCGGGAGCTGCTCTCGCATCCCGAGCCGCGTTCGCTCGCGGCTTCCGCCGACGCGATCTTCCTTTCGATCGGAGGCAACGACCTTTCCCACGCCGTCGGCCGCGCCGGCTCCGAGGCGCCGCTCGAGGCGCTCGGCCGCGCCCGGCGGACGTTCGAGGGCAATCTCGACGCGATCCTGGGGGAGCTCCGGGAGCTCAACCCTTCGGCGAAAATCGTGCTCCTCCTCCTCTACGACCCGTTCACCGGTTCGGAGCTCGGCGGCGCCGGCTCCGCGCTCATCGTCGACTGGAACGCCGCAGCGCAGAAGATCGCCCTCTCTCGCGGGGTGAGCGCGGTCCCGACGTTCGACCTGTTCGAGGGGCGCGCCGACCGCCTCTCTCGCGACCACTTCCATCCCAACGAGGAGGGGTATCGGCTGATCGCGGCGAGGGTGAAGCAAGCGTTGTAG
- a CDS encoding pyridoxamine 5'-phosphate oxidase family protein, translating to MPESSRLSPELLRLLGEEGFRARRKLAIPLLTCDPEGIPRAALLCFSEVRALSPRRLAVAVSSGSRTEANLIRRPGATLLVLDAGTSVSIRAQAGKARVSRAQPDRKIFPLRVVGVKEDEPLPGEKRAAIANGPRFAGPRADTVFSPSLFEELARP from the coding sequence GTGCCCGAATCGAGCAGGTTGTCACCCGAGCTCCTGCGGCTCCTGGGAGAAGAAGGTTTTCGGGCGCGCCGCAAGCTCGCGATTCCGCTCCTCACGTGCGACCCGGAGGGAATTCCGCGGGCGGCGCTGCTCTGCTTCTCCGAGGTCCGCGCTCTGTCGCCGCGCCGGCTGGCGGTCGCGGTTTCGAGCGGCTCGCGCACGGAAGCGAACCTGATCCGGCGGCCCGGCGCCACGCTCCTCGTGCTCGACGCGGGGACGTCGGTGTCGATCCGCGCGCAGGCGGGGAAAGCGCGCGTCTCCCGGGCGCAGCCGGACCGAAAAATCTTCCCGCTGCGCGTCGTCGGCGTGAAGGAAGACGAGCCGCTGCCGGGCGAGAAGCGCGCCGCGATCGCCAACGGGCCGCGCTTCGCCGGGCCGCGGGCGGACACCGTCTTTTCTCCCTCCCTGTTCGAAGAGCTGGCGCGGCCATGA
- a CDS encoding SDR family NAD(P)-dependent oxidoreductase — MTGRFEGKHVLVTGASRGIGRAVALAFAEEGGRVSVLARTEQELQAVERSGSALPGAVVARPADVADRTAVETVVANTVAAGGEIDVLVNNAAMFLWKPFLDTSPEEWDRVIATNLTSAYNLCRAVVPAMVARRRGRIVNVSSIHGLHGDANLTAHCAAKFGLVGFTESLARELREHNVTVNAVCPGTTDNREPDQTPRESPLTEKLRPRDVASAVLWLASDDAAGITGAAIEIYGGTHLTIKP; from the coding sequence GTGACGGGCCGGTTCGAGGGAAAGCACGTCCTGGTCACGGGCGCGAGCCGCGGCATCGGACGGGCGGTCGCCCTCGCCTTCGCCGAAGAAGGGGGACGCGTCTCGGTCCTCGCGCGGACCGAGCAGGAGCTCCAGGCCGTCGAGCGGAGCGGCTCCGCGCTGCCGGGCGCGGTGGTGGCGCGTCCGGCCGACGTCGCCGATCGGACCGCGGTGGAAACCGTCGTCGCGAACACCGTCGCCGCCGGCGGCGAGATCGACGTCCTCGTCAACAACGCCGCGATGTTCCTCTGGAAGCCGTTCCTCGACACCTCTCCCGAGGAATGGGACCGCGTGATCGCGACGAACCTCACGTCGGCGTACAACCTCTGCCGCGCGGTGGTTCCCGCCATGGTCGCCCGCCGCCGCGGCCGCATCGTCAACGTCTCCTCGATCCACGGGCTTCACGGCGACGCGAATCTCACGGCCCACTGCGCCGCCAAGTTCGGCCTCGTCGGATTCACCGAGTCGCTCGCGCGCGAGCTGCGGGAGCACAACGTGACGGTCAACGCCGTGTGCCCCGGGACGACCGACAATCGCGAGCCGGATCAGACCCCGCGCGAGTCGCCGCTCACGGAGAAGCTCCGTCCGAGGGACGTCGCCTCCGCGGTGCTGTGGCTCGCTTCCGACGATGCCGCGGGAATCACGGGAGCGGCGATCGAGATCTACGGCGGCACGCACCTCACGATAAAGCCGTAA
- a CDS encoding alpha/beta hydrolase family protein, whose protein sequence is MPRGGTYSVLLPPSYRSSARAYPVLYFLHDAYGDDRVLLRHGVIARFDAAMRSGGLGEFILVCPNGDGGWFSNSHDGKRRYEDWISTDLPREIERRYRVLADARHRGIAGVSMGGYGAMKIALHHPERYGSVSGLSAAVIPMGWDDVEKIFFIARWQLHQVFGRSPDDNSLAENDVWRLVAAKEKWSVPFEVFLLAGTGDKYRLDHVAAQYADFLNRRGIRATARLEPGIHDWPYWSESMLEIARWHAARFAAAGGAARSTAAH, encoded by the coding sequence CTGCCGCGGGGCGGAACGTACTCCGTTCTTCTTCCCCCGTCCTATCGTTCGAGCGCCCGCGCGTATCCCGTGCTCTATTTCCTGCACGACGCCTACGGCGACGATCGCGTCCTGCTGCGCCACGGCGTGATCGCGCGCTTCGACGCCGCGATGCGGTCCGGCGGCCTCGGCGAGTTCATCCTCGTGTGCCCGAACGGAGACGGAGGATGGTTCTCCAACTCCCACGACGGAAAGCGGCGGTACGAGGACTGGATCTCGACGGACCTGCCGCGGGAGATCGAGCGGCGCTACCGAGTCCTCGCGGACGCGCGGCACCGGGGAATCGCGGGCGTCTCGATGGGGGGTTACGGCGCCATGAAAATCGCGCTGCACCACCCCGAGCGGTACGGTTCGGTGTCCGGACTGTCCGCCGCCGTCATTCCGATGGGATGGGACGACGTGGAGAAGATCTTCTTCATCGCGCGCTGGCAGCTGCACCAGGTGTTCGGGCGCTCGCCCGACGACAATTCGCTCGCCGAAAACGACGTCTGGAGGCTCGTGGCCGCCAAGGAGAAGTGGAGCGTTCCGTTCGAGGTTTTCCTCCTCGCCGGCACCGGGGACAAGTACCGGCTGGACCACGTCGCGGCGCAATACGCGGACTTCCTGAACCGCCGCGGCATCCGCGCCACCGCCCGGCTCGAGCCGGGAATCCACGACTGGCCCTACTGGAGCGAGTCGATGCTCGAGATCGCGCGCTGGCACGCCGCCCGGTTCGCTGCGGCGGGGGGCGCCGCGCGATCGACAGCGGCGCACTGA
- a CDS encoding ABC transporter ATP-binding protein encodes MSVLSARNLTKRLGGREVVSDVSFELSEGEVFGFLGPNGAGKTTTVRMLTGLVRPDAGGVTIAGFDLRRNFEDAMRRVGAIVESPDLYGDLSGRENLELFARMIAADAALRIPELAALVSLESRLDDRVSTYSLGMRQRLGLAQALLGDPRVLILDEPANGLDPAGIREIRELIRELAHVRGLAIFLSSHLLSEVEQTCDRVAILHRGKVLALDTVDRLLASRERVRFRTSIPKAARAALRRHAAGEPEIEGDAFVLADVAEDEVPRALTTLSAEGIPVFEVIRERAALEDLFLELTHGETV; translated from the coding sequence ATGTCGGTCCTCTCGGCCCGGAATCTGACGAAGCGCCTCGGCGGCCGCGAAGTCGTCTCCGACGTCTCCTTCGAGCTCTCGGAGGGAGAGGTCTTCGGGTTCCTCGGGCCCAACGGCGCGGGCAAGACGACGACCGTGCGGATGCTGACCGGTCTCGTCCGTCCCGACGCCGGCGGCGTCACGATCGCCGGGTTCGACCTGCGCCGGAATTTCGAGGACGCGATGCGCCGCGTCGGCGCGATCGTCGAGTCCCCCGATCTCTACGGCGACCTCTCCGGCCGCGAGAACCTGGAGCTCTTCGCCCGCATGATCGCCGCCGACGCCGCCCTCCGCATTCCGGAGCTCGCCGCGCTCGTCTCGCTCGAGTCGCGGCTCGATGACCGGGTATCGACGTACTCGCTCGGCATGCGGCAGCGGCTCGGCCTCGCCCAGGCGCTGCTCGGCGATCCGCGCGTGCTCATCCTCGACGAGCCGGCCAACGGCCTCGACCCCGCGGGGATCCGGGAGATCCGCGAGCTCATCCGCGAGCTCGCGCACGTCCGGGGGCTCGCGATCTTCCTCTCGAGCCACCTGCTCTCCGAGGTCGAGCAGACGTGCGACCGCGTGGCGATCCTTCACCGCGGCAAGGTCCTCGCGCTCGACACGGTCGACCGGCTCCTCGCGTCGCGCGAGCGCGTGCGCTTCCGCACGTCCATCCCGAAGGCCGCGCGCGCGGCGCTGCGCCGGCACGCCGCCGGCGAACCGGAGATCGAAGGCGACGCGTTCGTCCTCGCCGACGTCGCGGAAGACGAGGTCCCGCGGGCGCTCACGACGCTCTCGGCCGAGGGGATCCCGGTCTTCGAGGTCATCCGCGAGCGGGCGGCGCTCGAAGACCTGTTCCTCGAGCTCACGCACGGGGAGACGGTGTGA
- a CDS encoding SUMF1/EgtB/PvdO family nonheme iron enzyme produces MLDGHAVGPFLLGRTPVTNSQYAPCLAAGGLPETPWWNDPAFHSPRQPVVGVTWNDAVAYCAWLSETFGGRWRLPAEAEWEFAACGGLDAPLTAWGRSIPEGEIPQGPLAAPWDVGRGRPNGFGLFDMGTIVHEWCLDEVERPDLPPRRASRGGSWRHQIRWSAPSARSSLPPDYRYSDYGFRVLRESRDAVDLR; encoded by the coding sequence ATGCTCGACGGTCATGCCGTCGGCCCGTTCCTGCTGGGGCGTACGCCGGTGACCAACTCGCAGTACGCACCGTGTCTTGCCGCCGGAGGGCTGCCCGAGACCCCCTGGTGGAACGATCCCGCTTTCCATTCGCCCCGCCAGCCCGTGGTCGGTGTCACGTGGAACGACGCCGTCGCCTATTGCGCGTGGCTCTCCGAAACGTTCGGAGGACGATGGCGTCTCCCGGCGGAAGCGGAATGGGAATTCGCCGCTTGCGGGGGACTCGACGCACCGCTCACCGCGTGGGGCCGCTCGATCCCGGAAGGAGAGATCCCGCAGGGTCCGCTCGCGGCGCCATGGGACGTTGGCCGTGGGAGGCCGAATGGATTCGGACTCTTCGACATGGGCACGATCGTCCATGAGTGGTGTCTGGACGAGGTGGAACGTCCCGACCTTCCGCCGCGCCGCGCGAGCCGCGGAGGCTCCTGGCGTCATCAGATCCGCTGGTCGGCGCCCTCGGCCCGGAGCAGCCTTCCCCCCGACTACCGCTACTCCGACTACGGATTCCGCGTCCTTCGCGAGTCGCGTGACGCGGTCGACCTTCGTTGA